The Falco rusticolus isolate bFalRus1 chromosome 5, bFalRus1.pri, whole genome shotgun sequence genome has a segment encoding these proteins:
- the CD36 gene encoding platelet glycoprotein 4: MGCNINCGLLTGAIIGAVLAILGGVLIPVGDNLIGKAIEKEAVISNGTIAFQNWLVPGSSVYRQFWIFHVQNPADVLEQGARPKLEQRGPYTYRVRYLPKENVTENSDGTISYMLPNIALFEPEMSVGTENDTITCLNLAVVAAPSLYTNTFIQLLLNTWIKSSKSSMLQNRTVKELLWGYKDPFLNKVPFPLDPVLGVFYPYNGTFDGLYKVYTGKEDIKKTAIIESYKEKRNLSYWEGHCDLVNGTDGASFPPFVKKDQVLRFFSSDICRSIYGVFQGKQDVKGITLYRFTVPREAFASPAEVEDNYCFCKDKVISKNCTIAGVLDISACKAKRPVFISLPHFLHASESILHDVEGLSPNEKEHETFLDVEPITGFTLQFAKRLQVNLLVKPAAKIEALSKVKEPYIFPLLWLNESAVIGDEKAEMFRSKVTGRVQMLSVLQMALMIGGSVLFVAFMGSYFVCRSKKLK; encoded by the exons ATGGGCTGTAACATAAACTGTGGGCTTCTCACTGGGGCCATCATCGGTGCTGTGCTGGCTATCCTTGGAGGAGTTCTGATACCAGTTGGAGATAATCTTATAGGCAAAGCAATAGAAAag GAAGCTGTCATTTCAAATGGTAccattgcttttcaaaattgGCTTGTGCCAGGAAGTTCAGTTTACAGGCAATTTTGGATTTTCCATGTACAAAATCCTGCAGATGTGTTAGAGCAAGGAGCACGTCCAAAACTTGAACAAAGAGGACCTTACACATACAG GGTGCGATATTTACCCAAAGAAAATGTCACGGAAAACTCTGACGGCACAATATCCTACATGCTGCCTAACATTGCTCTTTTTGAACCTGAAATGTCTGTTGGGACAGAAAATGATACCATCACCTGTCTCAACCTTGCCGTTGTT GCTGCACCTTCCTTGTACACAAACACATTTATACAACTACTATTAAACACTTGGATTAAATCTTCTAAGTCATCCATGCTACAGAACAGAACAGTGAAAGAATTACTGTGGGGATACAAAGACCCATTCTTAAACAAGGTCCCCTTCCCCTTGGACCCAGTTCTGGGAGTCTTCTACCCG TATAACGGGACATTCGATGGACTTTACAAAGTCTATACTGGGAAAGaagatattaagaaaacagcaataattGAAAGCTATAAAGAGAAAAG gaatctTTCATACTGGGAAGGTCACTGTGATTTGGTTAATGGCACAG aTGGGGCATCATTCCCACCATTTGTTAAGAAGGATCAGGTACTGCGCTTCTTCTCCTCTGATATTTGCAG GTCGATCTATGGGGTTTTCCAGGGCAAGCAGGATGTGAAGGGAATCACACTCTATCGTTTCACAGTTCCTCGTGAAGCATTTGCATCGCCTGCTGAAGTCGAAGATAATTATTGCTTCTGCAAAGATAAAGTTATATCAAAGAACTGCACAATAGCTGGAGTCCTAGACATTAGTGCCTGCAAAGCAA aaagGCCAGTATTTATCTCTCTTCCGCATTTTCTTCATGCAAGTGAGTCTATATTGCATGATGTTGAAGGCCTGAGCCCAAATGAGAAGGAGCATGAGACGTTTCTAGATGTAGAACCT atCACTGGTTTTACGCTACAATTTGCGAAAAGGCTGCAAGTAAACCTTCTTGTGAAGCCTGCAGCAAAAATTGA agctTTATCAAAAGTTAAAGAACCTtatattttcccccttctttgGCTAAATGAG TCTGCTGTTATTGGggatgagaaagcagaaatgttcaGAAGTAAAGTCACCGGTCGGGTCCAGATGCTGAGTGTTCTGCAGATGGCCTTAATGATTGGAGGTTCTGTGTTGTTCGTCGCATTCATGGGTTCCTATTTCGTATGCAgatcaaagaaattaaaataa